A single Thermovirga sp. DNA region contains:
- a CDS encoding transporter substrate-binding domain-containing protein, with protein sequence ERYLADDPSFGEGLVVAFSGRVTSEAMGFAVRKIDELLLEEVNSALEALSAEGYLDDLGKKWFRKS encoded by the coding sequence GAGAGGTATCTCGCCGATGATCCTTCTTTCGGAGAGGGACTCGTGGTGGCCTTCTCCGGCCGTGTAACCTCTGAAGCGATGGGTTTTGCCGTCAGGAAGATCGACGAGCTACTCCTCGAAGAGGTCAACTCCGCCCTTGAAGCCCTTTCGGCTGAGGGCTACCTGGACGATCTCGGAAAGAAGTGGTTCAGGAAGTCCT